The Oncorhynchus mykiss isolate Arlee chromosome 28, USDA_OmykA_1.1, whole genome shotgun sequence genome includes a window with the following:
- the LOC110508939 gene encoding growth arrest and DNA damage-inducible protein GADD45 alpha, whose amino-acid sequence MCKMTFEELSGEYSTERMDTVTKALEEVLSSALPQGCITVGVYEAAKSLNVDPDNVVLCILATDDEDVKDVALQIHFTLIQAFCCENDINILRVNNTRRLAEILGGGGKQGGEPMDLHCVLVTSPHSSSWKDPALSKVNRFCRESRCMDQWVPIINLPER is encoded by the exons ATGTGCAAGATGACATTTGAGGAACTAAGTGGGGAATATTCTACAGAAAG GATGGATACAGTGACAAAAGCCTTGGAAGAGGTTCTCTCATCAGCATTACCCCAAGGATGCATAACAGTAGGGGTCTATGAAGCAGCTAAATCATTGAATGT AGATCCAGATAATGTGGTTCTGTGCATCCTGGCTACAGATGACGAGGATGTAAAGGACGTGGCCCTTCAGATCCACTTCACCCTGATCCAGGCATTCTGCTGTGAGAATGACATCAACATCCTGCGAGTGAACAACACCAGGCGTCTGGCAGAGATCCTTGGAGGGGGAGGGAAACAAGGGGGAGAGCCCATGGACCTGCACTGTGTCCTGGTCACT AGCCCACACTCCTCGTCCTGGAAAGACCCAGCCCTGAGCAAAGTGAACCGCTTCTGCAGGGAGAGCCGCTGCATGGACCAGTGGGTGCCCATCATCAACCTCCCAGAGCGCTGA
- the LOC110508940 gene encoding guanine nucleotide-binding protein G(I)/G(S)/G(O) subunit gamma-12 codes for MSSKMPSSNNITQARRTVQQLKIEASIERIKVSKASADLMHYCGEHAKYDPLLMGIPASENPFKDKKPCAIL; via the exons ATGTCATCGAAGATGCCAAGCTCTAACAACATAACTCAGGCCAGAAGGACAGTACAACAGCTAAAGATAGAGGCCAGTATTGAGAGGATAAAG GTATCCAAGGCCTCAGCGGACCTCATGCACTACTGTGGCGAACATGCCAAGTACGACCCTCTGCTCATGGGCATCCCTGCCTCAGAGAACCCCTTCAAGGACAAAAAGCCTTGCGCTATATTGTAA